The Burkholderia mayonis genome window below encodes:
- the lgt gene encoding prolipoprotein diacylglyceryl transferase, producing the protein MIIHPNFDPVAIHLGPLAVRWYGLMYLIGFILAIVVGRLRLRLPHVAAQGWTAKDIDDMMFYGVLGVVLGGRLGYVLFYKAAYYFTHPLDIFRVWEGGMSFHGGFLGVTLAMVLFAWHRKRHWLEVTDFVAPMVPTGLAAGRLGNFINGELWGRVTSPDAPWAMLFPGASRDDAAWLAAHQDLAAKWNLNEVFLSHQMLPRHPSQLYEIALEGIALFFVLWFFSRKPRPMGAISALFLIGYGLARFTVEFAREPDDFLGLLTFGLSMGQWLSLPMIIAGVLMMIWAYRRGGAAKPA; encoded by the coding sequence ATGATCATTCATCCGAATTTCGATCCCGTCGCGATTCACCTCGGCCCGCTCGCCGTGCGCTGGTACGGGCTCATGTATCTCATCGGCTTCATCCTCGCGATCGTCGTCGGCCGGCTGCGTCTCAGGCTGCCGCACGTCGCCGCGCAGGGCTGGACCGCGAAGGACATCGACGACATGATGTTTTACGGCGTGCTCGGCGTCGTGCTCGGCGGCCGGCTCGGCTACGTTCTGTTCTACAAGGCCGCGTATTACTTCACGCATCCGCTCGACATCTTCAGGGTGTGGGAAGGCGGGATGTCGTTCCACGGCGGCTTCCTCGGCGTCACGTTGGCGATGGTGCTGTTCGCGTGGCATCGCAAGCGGCACTGGCTCGAAGTGACGGACTTCGTCGCGCCGATGGTGCCGACGGGGCTCGCGGCCGGGCGTCTCGGCAACTTCATCAACGGCGAGCTGTGGGGCCGCGTGACGAGTCCCGACGCGCCGTGGGCGATGCTGTTCCCGGGCGCGTCGCGCGACGATGCCGCGTGGCTCGCCGCGCACCAGGATCTCGCGGCGAAGTGGAATCTGAACGAGGTGTTCCTGTCGCACCAGATGCTGCCGCGCCATCCGTCGCAGCTTTACGAAATCGCGCTCGAAGGCATCGCGCTCTTCTTCGTGCTGTGGTTCTTCTCGCGCAAGCCGCGGCCGATGGGCGCGATCTCGGCGCTCTTCCTGATCGGCTACGGTCTCGCGCGCTTCACGGTCGAATTCGCACGCGAGCCGGACGATTTTCTCGGCCTGCTGACGTTCGGTCTGTCGATGGGGCAGTGGCTGTCGCTGCCGATGATCATCGCGGGCGTGCTGATGATGATCTGGGCGTATCGGCGCGGCGGCGCAGCCAAGCCGGCCTGA
- a CDS encoding SIMPL domain-containing protein (The SIMPL domain is named for its presence in mouse protein SIMPL (signalling molecule that associates with mouse pelle-like kinase). Bacterial member BP26, from Brucella, was shown to assemble into a channel-like structure, while YggE from E. coli has been associated with resistance to oxidative stress.) — MTKKSALAIAVTLAAALPIALALAPSAARAQSMGQMQPPAGVLSLSAQASTDVPQDVVDITLFYEQQAKDPGTLTAELNKRADAALAQARGVTGVTARTGEFSVSPSVDRDGKISAWRGRTEVVLESHDFAAASKLAGQLNPMMQVGNVAFSLSPEAQRAAEQKLTTEAIKAFRARAEEATRAFGYNSYSIRDVNVGSGRNVQPYPRMFAMAAPAMDSAKVSAPIAVEGGKTTVTVNVNGSVQMK; from the coding sequence ATGACGAAAAAATCCGCTCTAGCCATTGCCGTCACGCTCGCGGCGGCGCTGCCGATCGCACTGGCGCTCGCGCCGTCCGCCGCACGCGCGCAAAGCATGGGCCAGATGCAGCCGCCCGCGGGCGTGCTGTCGCTGTCCGCGCAGGCAAGCACCGACGTCCCGCAGGACGTCGTCGACATCACGCTGTTCTACGAACAGCAGGCAAAAGACCCGGGCACGCTGACCGCCGAGCTGAACAAGCGCGCGGACGCGGCGCTCGCGCAGGCGCGCGGCGTCACGGGCGTCACGGCTCGCACGGGCGAATTCTCGGTGTCGCCGAGCGTCGACCGCGACGGCAAAATCTCCGCATGGCGCGGCCGCACCGAGGTCGTGCTCGAATCGCACGACTTCGCGGCCGCATCGAAGCTCGCCGGCCAGTTGAACCCGATGATGCAGGTGGGCAACGTCGCGTTCTCGCTGTCGCCCGAAGCGCAGCGCGCGGCCGAGCAGAAGCTCACGACGGAAGCGATCAAGGCGTTCCGAGCACGCGCCGAGGAAGCGACGCGCGCGTTCGGCTACAACAGCTATTCGATCCGCGACGTGAACGTCGGCAGCGGCCGCAACGTGCAGCCGTATCCGCGGATGTTCGCGATGGCCGCGCCCGCGATGGACAGCGCGAAGGTCAGCGCGCCGATCGCCGTCGAGGGCGGCAAGACGACCGTGACCGTCAACGTGAACGGCTCGGTGCAGATGAAATGA
- a CDS encoding leucyl aminopeptidase, with the protein MDFSIKGCDWSKGTANGFLTGKSDCIVLGVFEAQTLSGAALDIDEATKGLVSRVIKAGDMDGKLGKTLFLHEVSGIGASRVLLVGLGKQDAFSQKAYNDAVKAAWRALLGTKAVQVTFTLAQLSVPERASDWGVRAAILALRNETYKFSQMKSKPDASAQALKRIVFSVDPADDKAAKVAAKRAVALANGMDLTRDLGNLPGNVCTPAYLATTAKKLAKDWGLKVDVLGMKQVQALKMGSFLSVAKGSIEPPQFIVLQYQGAAAKAAPVVLVGKGITFDSGGISLKPGEGMDEMKYDMCGAGSVLGTIRAVAEMGLKINVVAIVPTCENMPAGNANKPGDIVTSMKGLTIEVLNTDAEGRLILCDALTYAERFKPAAVIDVATLTGACIIALGHHNTGLFSKDDALAGELLDASREAGDPAWRLPLDDEYQDQLKSNFADLANIGGRPAGSVTAACFLSRFAENYPWAHLDIAGTAWKSGAAKGATGRPVPLLAQFLIDRAGA; encoded by the coding sequence ATGGACTTTAGCATAAAAGGCTGTGATTGGAGCAAAGGCACGGCGAACGGCTTCCTGACGGGGAAATCCGACTGCATCGTACTCGGCGTGTTCGAGGCGCAAACCTTGTCCGGCGCGGCGCTCGACATCGACGAAGCGACGAAGGGCCTCGTCTCGCGCGTCATCAAGGCAGGCGACATGGACGGCAAGCTCGGCAAAACCTTGTTCTTGCACGAGGTTTCGGGCATCGGCGCGTCGCGCGTGCTGCTCGTCGGCCTGGGCAAGCAGGATGCTTTCAGCCAGAAAGCCTACAACGACGCCGTCAAGGCCGCGTGGCGCGCGCTGCTCGGCACGAAGGCGGTCCAGGTCACGTTCACGCTCGCGCAGCTGTCCGTGCCCGAGCGCGCGTCCGACTGGGGCGTGCGCGCGGCGATTCTCGCGCTGCGCAATGAGACGTACAAGTTCTCGCAGATGAAGAGCAAGCCGGACGCGAGCGCGCAGGCGCTCAAGCGCATCGTGTTCAGCGTCGATCCGGCCGACGACAAGGCGGCGAAGGTCGCCGCGAAGCGGGCCGTCGCGCTCGCGAACGGGATGGACCTGACGCGCGACCTCGGCAACCTGCCGGGCAACGTCTGCACGCCGGCCTACCTCGCGACCACCGCGAAGAAGCTCGCGAAGGACTGGGGCCTGAAGGTCGACGTGCTGGGCATGAAGCAGGTCCAGGCGCTCAAGATGGGCTCGTTCCTGTCGGTCGCGAAGGGCTCGATCGAGCCGCCGCAATTCATCGTGCTGCAGTATCAGGGCGCGGCCGCGAAGGCGGCGCCCGTCGTGCTCGTCGGCAAGGGCATCACGTTCGACTCGGGCGGCATTTCGCTGAAGCCGGGCGAAGGCATGGACGAGATGAAGTACGACATGTGCGGCGCGGGCTCGGTGCTCGGCACGATCCGCGCGGTCGCCGAAATGGGCCTGAAGATCAACGTCGTCGCGATCGTGCCGACCTGCGAGAACATGCCGGCCGGCAACGCGAACAAGCCGGGCGACATCGTCACGAGCATGAAGGGCCTGACGATCGAGGTGCTCAATACCGACGCGGAAGGGCGCCTCATCCTGTGCGACGCGCTCACGTACGCGGAGCGCTTCAAGCCCGCCGCAGTGATCGACGTCGCGACGCTGACGGGCGCGTGCATCATCGCGCTCGGCCACCACAACACCGGCCTCTTCTCGAAGGACGACGCGCTCGCGGGCGAACTGCTCGACGCGTCGCGCGAGGCGGGCGATCCGGCGTGGCGCCTGCCGCTCGACGACGAGTATCAGGATCAGTTGAAGTCGAACTTCGCGGATCTCGCGAACATCGGCGGCCGTCCGGCCGGCAGCGTGACGGCTGCGTGCTTCCTGTCGCGCTTCGCGGAGAACTATCCGTGGGCGCACCTCGACATCGCGGGCACCGCGTGGAAGAGCGGTGCGGCGAAGGGGGCGACGGGCCGCCCCGTGCCGCTCCTCGCGCAGTTCCTGATCGATCGCGCCGGCGCGTGA
- the lptG gene encoding LPS export ABC transporter permease LptG, whose amino-acid sequence MRLYEKYFARQIYITFVFVLFAFSGLFFFFDLISELNSVGHGNYKFGYAVLRVALQAPSRFYEIIPVAALISSIYVFAQMAANSEFTIFRVSGLATNQALRSLIKIGVPIVIATYLIGEFIGPYSDQLSERVRLEALGSSVSTNFASGVWVKDTLTARDNGEPVTRFVNVGQLSPDSTISDVRIYEFDSKFNLQNVRIAKRGRYQPPGHWLLTDVTDTRLTNLPGAGSQPADALNPVYRAQQVTLPQYSLRSDLTPQILSVLLVSPERMSLFNLFRYIQHLKENQQDTQRYDIALWRKLLYPFAVFVMLVLSLPFAYLHTRAGVVGVKVFGGIMLGMSFQLFNTLFSHIGTLNTWPAPLTAALPGCIYLALGLFALKWVDRH is encoded by the coding sequence ATGCGCCTCTACGAGAAATACTTCGCGCGGCAGATCTACATCACGTTCGTCTTCGTGCTGTTCGCGTTCTCCGGCCTCTTCTTCTTCTTCGACCTGATCAGCGAGCTGAACTCGGTCGGCCACGGCAACTACAAGTTCGGCTACGCGGTGCTGCGCGTCGCGCTGCAGGCGCCGTCGCGCTTCTACGAAATCATCCCGGTCGCGGCGCTGATCAGCTCGATCTACGTGTTCGCGCAGATGGCCGCGAACTCCGAATTCACGATCTTCCGCGTGTCCGGCCTCGCGACGAACCAGGCGCTGCGCTCGCTCATCAAGATCGGCGTGCCGATCGTCATCGCGACCTACCTGATCGGCGAATTCATCGGCCCGTACTCGGACCAGTTGTCCGAGCGCGTGCGGCTCGAGGCGCTCGGCTCGTCGGTATCGACGAACTTCGCATCGGGCGTCTGGGTGAAGGACACGCTGACCGCGCGCGACAACGGCGAGCCCGTCACGCGCTTCGTCAACGTCGGCCAGCTGTCGCCCGATTCGACGATCAGCGACGTGCGGATCTACGAGTTCGATTCGAAGTTCAATCTGCAGAACGTGCGGATCGCGAAGCGCGGCCGCTATCAGCCACCCGGCCACTGGCTGCTGACGGACGTCACCGACACGCGGCTCACGAACCTGCCTGGCGCGGGCAGCCAGCCGGCCGACGCGCTGAATCCCGTCTACCGCGCGCAGCAGGTCACGCTGCCGCAGTATTCGCTGCGCTCGGACCTGACGCCGCAGATCCTGTCGGTGCTGCTCGTGTCGCCCGAGCGGATGTCGCTCTTCAACCTGTTCCGCTACATCCAGCATCTGAAGGAAAATCAGCAGGACACGCAGCGCTACGACATCGCGCTGTGGCGCAAGCTGCTGTATCCGTTCGCGGTATTCGTGATGCTCGTGCTGTCGCTGCCGTTCGCGTATCTGCATACGCGCGCGGGCGTCGTCGGCGTGAAGGTGTTCGGCGGGATCATGCTCGGGATGAGCTTCCAGCTCTTCAACACGCTGTTCTCGCATATCGGCACGCTGAACACGTGGCCCGCGCCGCTGACGGCCGCGCTGCCCGGCTGCATCTATCTGGCGCTCGGCCTCTTCGCGCTAAAGTGGGTCGACCGGCACTGA
- a CDS encoding c-type cytochrome, with product MNRTTLCLMAIVFVAAAAHADAQQADGLTLAQRKNCMACHAIDKTLMGPSFHAIADKYAARGDAAGYLAQTIVKGSVGVWGNVPMPANTQLTSAEAGTLAHWVLTLK from the coding sequence ATGAACAGAACGACCTTGTGCCTGATGGCAATCGTGTTCGTTGCTGCGGCCGCACATGCGGATGCGCAGCAGGCCGATGGGCTCACGCTCGCGCAACGCAAGAACTGCATGGCATGCCATGCAATCGACAAGACTTTGATGGGACCGTCGTTCCACGCGATCGCCGACAAATATGCGGCGCGCGGCGACGCCGCCGGCTATCTCGCGCAGACGATCGTCAAGGGCAGCGTCGGCGTGTGGGGCAACGTGCCGATGCCCGCGAACACGCAACTGACGAGCGCCGAAGCCGGCACGCTCGCGCATTGGGTACTGACGCTCAAGTAA
- a CDS encoding EVE domain-containing protein, with product MRYWLMKSEPDEASIDDLAAASGQTLPWTGVRNYQARNFMRDTMQIGDGVLFYHSSCPEPGIAGLAEVCSTPYPDPTQFDQQSPYHDPKSTQETPRWVLVDVRFVKKAPLIPLAALREHDALADMRVLAKGNRLSITPVTPDEWRFITKRLMK from the coding sequence ATGCGCTACTGGCTGATGAAATCCGAACCGGACGAGGCGAGCATCGACGACCTCGCCGCCGCCTCCGGCCAGACCCTGCCATGGACCGGCGTGCGCAACTATCAGGCGCGCAACTTCATGCGCGACACGATGCAGATCGGCGACGGCGTGCTGTTCTACCATTCGAGCTGTCCCGAGCCCGGCATCGCTGGGCTCGCGGAGGTGTGCTCGACGCCCTACCCCGATCCGACGCAGTTCGATCAGCAAAGTCCGTACCACGATCCGAAGTCGACGCAGGAAACGCCGCGCTGGGTGCTCGTCGACGTGCGCTTCGTCAAGAAGGCGCCGCTCATTCCGCTCGCCGCATTGCGCGAGCACGACGCGCTCGCCGACATGCGCGTGCTCGCGAAAGGCAACCGCCTGTCGATCACGCCCGTCACGCCGGACGAATGGCGCTTCATCACGAAGCGCCTGATGAAGTGA
- a CDS encoding DUF2486 family protein, with protein sequence MVEANESSIPVLTDVLVPGNPALARQPVAGRAQAGAAAGAAGTVDEARAAEPAARNASPRLVDALRAPTHVEPPFVPTPDALAAELPTAYAAPATYGDELPAAHPAADLAPPAALPSSAPDAAHAAPSLGADLEARQIAERLKSRMTNYLTGEGRGLIEARCRDALHDHAGWLVGQIAREVALALETEVAGWVTEEVGAALARRNEHGNNGNAAA encoded by the coding sequence GTGGTCGAAGCCAACGAATCGTCGATTCCCGTGCTGACCGACGTGCTCGTGCCCGGCAATCCGGCGCTCGCGCGGCAGCCCGTCGCCGGGCGCGCGCAGGCGGGCGCGGCGGCGGGTGCGGCGGGTACCGTCGACGAGGCGCGCGCGGCCGAGCCCGCGGCGCGCAACGCGTCGCCGAGGCTCGTCGACGCGTTGCGCGCGCCGACGCACGTCGAGCCGCCGTTCGTGCCGACGCCCGATGCGCTCGCGGCCGAGCTGCCGACAGCGTATGCGGCGCCCGCGACGTACGGGGACGAATTGCCCGCCGCGCATCCTGCGGCGGATCTTGCGCCGCCCGCTGCACTACCGTCGTCGGCACCCGATGCGGCGCACGCCGCGCCGTCGCTTGGCGCGGACCTCGAGGCGCGGCAGATCGCCGAGCGGCTGAAGAGCCGGATGACCAACTATCTGACGGGCGAGGGGCGCGGCCTCATCGAGGCGCGATGCCGCGACGCGCTGCACGACCATGCGGGCTGGCTCGTCGGCCAGATCGCGCGCGAGGTCGCGCTTGCGCTGGAAACCGAGGTGGCGGGCTGGGTAACGGAGGAAGTCGGCGCGGCGCTCGCCCGTCGCAACGAGCACGGTAACAACGGCAACGCCGCTGCATGA
- a CDS encoding sirohydrochlorin chelatase, which produces MNKHGIVLFGHGARDARWAEPFERLAAKLRAARGADAPVMLAFLELMEPSLIGATAGLAAQGCGTITVVPVFFGQGGHIRRDLPQLIDACRAAHPAIDIRCVTAVGENDAVLDAIVAYCLQQSAGPAR; this is translated from the coding sequence ATGAACAAACACGGAATCGTCCTTTTCGGCCATGGCGCGCGCGACGCGCGCTGGGCCGAGCCGTTCGAACGCCTCGCGGCGAAGCTGCGCGCTGCGCGCGGCGCCGATGCGCCCGTCATGCTCGCGTTCCTCGAATTGATGGAGCCGTCGCTGATCGGCGCGACGGCCGGGCTCGCCGCGCAGGGCTGCGGCACGATCACCGTGGTACCCGTGTTCTTCGGCCAGGGCGGCCACATTCGCCGCGATCTGCCGCAGTTGATCGACGCGTGCCGCGCCGCGCATCCGGCCATCGACATCCGCTGCGTGACGGCCGTCGGCGAAAACGACGCGGTGCTCGACGCGATCGTCGCATACTGCCTGCAGCAAAGCGCCGGTCCCGCGCGTTGA
- a CDS encoding LysR substrate-binding domain-containing protein → MTPDLRQWRYFVAVADERHFGRAAERLSMTQPPLSQAIRALEDALGVALFARTKRSVELTAVGAALLPDVRRLIAAADALPPLAQSLARGEAGSLALAFVSTADYGLLPQLLREFGARYPHVRLQLTEATSDVQLEELVAGRIDAGLVIPPVPPRHAASLSYLSVLREPLVVAMPADAAEAADDTPVRIADIASLPLVVFPRRLAPGFYDIITGCYGAAGVAPRIGQEAIQMQTIVSLVSAGMGVALVPQSLRNLRRTGVVYRALAGAAPVVETGLVWRTDDVSPVLAGFIDVVRGDARGASPLGTPPDAVDRPGSGSGATRP, encoded by the coding sequence TTGACCCCAGATCTACGTCAATGGCGCTATTTCGTGGCCGTCGCCGACGAGCGGCACTTCGGCCGCGCCGCCGAGCGCCTGTCGATGACGCAGCCGCCGCTGTCGCAGGCGATCCGCGCGCTCGAGGACGCGCTCGGCGTCGCGCTGTTCGCGCGCACGAAGCGCTCGGTCGAGTTGACGGCCGTGGGCGCGGCGCTGCTGCCCGACGTGCGGCGGCTGATCGCCGCTGCCGACGCGCTGCCGCCGCTTGCGCAGAGCCTCGCGCGCGGCGAGGCGGGATCGCTCGCGCTCGCGTTCGTGTCGACGGCTGACTACGGGCTCTTGCCGCAGTTGCTGCGCGAGTTCGGCGCGCGCTATCCGCACGTGCGGCTGCAACTGACCGAGGCGACAAGCGACGTGCAGCTCGAGGAGCTCGTCGCGGGCCGCATCGACGCCGGGCTCGTGATTCCGCCCGTGCCGCCGCGGCACGCGGCGTCGCTGTCGTATCTGTCCGTGCTGCGCGAGCCGCTCGTCGTCGCGATGCCGGCCGACGCCGCCGAGGCGGCGGACGACACGCCCGTGCGGATCGCCGATATCGCGTCGCTGCCGCTCGTCGTCTTCCCGCGTCGTTTGGCGCCCGGCTTTTATGACATCATTACGGGCTGCTACGGCGCGGCGGGCGTCGCACCGCGCATCGGCCAGGAGGCGATCCAGATGCAGACGATCGTCAGCCTCGTGTCCGCGGGCATGGGCGTCGCACTTGTGCCGCAATCGCTGCGTAACCTGCGGCGCACGGGTGTCGTCTACCGCGCGCTCGCCGGCGCGGCGCCCGTCGTCGAGACAGGCCTCGTGTGGCGCACGGACGACGTGAGCCCCGTGCTCGCGGGCTTCATCGACGTCGTGCGCGGCGACGCGCGGGGTGCTTCGCCGCTCGGCACGCCGCCCGACGCGGTCGACCGGCCGGGCTCCGGCTCGGGCGCGACGCGGCCGTGA
- the ilvD gene encoding dihydroxy-acid dehydratase — translation MSYNRRSKNITQGVARSPNRSMYYALGYQKDDFDKPMIGIANGHSTITPCNAGLQRLSDAAVAAVKAADANPQIFGTPTISDGMSMGTEGMKYSLVSREVIADCIETCVQGQWMDGVVVVGGCDKNMPGGMIALARINVPGIYVYGGTIRPGRWKGRDLTIVSSFEAVGEFTAGRMSQEDFEGVEKNACPTTGSCGGMYTANTMSSSFEALGMSLLYSSTMANPDQEKVDSAAESARVLVEAVKKDLKPRDIITKKSIENAVSVIMATGGSTNAVLHYLAIAHAAEIDWSIEDFERIRKRVPVICDLKPSGQYVATDLHAAGGIPQVMKILLDAGLLHGDCVTITGRTMAEELKDVPSVPRADQKVIYPIADALYKEGHLAILKGNLAEDGAVAKITGLKNPVITGPARVFDDEQSALQAILDDKISAGDVVVLRYLGPQGGPGMPEMLAPTSAIIGKGLGESVGLITDGRFSGGTWGMVVGHVAPEAFVGGTIALVQEGDSITIDAHKLLLQLNVDDAELARRRAAWKQPASRYTRGVLAKYAALARPANKGAVTG, via the coding sequence ATGTCGTACAACCGCCGCTCGAAGAACATCACGCAAGGCGTGGCCCGTTCGCCGAACCGCTCGATGTATTACGCGCTCGGCTATCAAAAGGACGATTTCGACAAGCCGATGATCGGCATCGCGAATGGCCACTCGACGATCACGCCGTGCAACGCGGGCCTGCAGCGCCTGTCGGACGCCGCGGTCGCGGCCGTGAAGGCGGCCGACGCGAACCCGCAGATCTTCGGCACGCCGACGATCTCGGACGGCATGTCGATGGGCACCGAAGGGATGAAATATTCGCTCGTGTCGCGCGAAGTGATCGCCGACTGCATCGAGACCTGCGTGCAAGGCCAGTGGATGGACGGCGTCGTCGTCGTGGGCGGCTGCGACAAGAACATGCCGGGCGGCATGATCGCGCTCGCGCGGATCAACGTGCCGGGCATCTACGTGTACGGCGGCACGATCCGCCCGGGCCGCTGGAAAGGCCGCGACCTGACGATCGTGTCGTCGTTCGAGGCGGTCGGCGAGTTCACCGCGGGGCGCATGTCGCAGGAAGATTTCGAAGGGGTCGAAAAGAACGCGTGCCCGACGACGGGCTCGTGCGGCGGGATGTACACCGCAAACACGATGAGCTCGTCGTTCGAGGCGCTCGGCATGTCGCTGCTGTATTCGTCGACGATGGCGAATCCCGATCAGGAAAAGGTCGACTCGGCCGCCGAATCGGCGCGTGTGCTCGTCGAAGCGGTGAAGAAGGACCTGAAGCCGCGCGACATCATCACGAAGAAGTCGATCGAGAACGCGGTGTCGGTGATCATGGCGACGGGCGGCTCGACGAACGCGGTGCTGCACTATCTCGCGATCGCGCACGCGGCCGAGATCGACTGGTCGATCGAAGACTTCGAACGCATCCGCAAGCGAGTGCCGGTGATCTGCGACCTGAAGCCGTCGGGCCAGTATGTCGCGACGGATCTGCACGCGGCGGGCGGCATTCCGCAAGTAATGAAGATCCTGCTCGACGCAGGCCTGCTGCACGGCGATTGCGTGACGATCACGGGCCGCACGATGGCCGAAGAGCTGAAGGACGTGCCGAGCGTGCCGCGCGCCGACCAGAAGGTGATTTACCCGATCGCCGACGCGCTGTACAAGGAAGGCCACCTCGCGATCCTCAAGGGCAATCTCGCCGAAGACGGCGCGGTCGCGAAGATCACCGGCCTGAAGAATCCGGTCATCACCGGCCCGGCCCGCGTGTTCGACGACGAGCAGAGCGCGCTGCAGGCGATCCTCGACGACAAGATCAGCGCGGGCGACGTCGTCGTGCTGCGCTACCTCGGCCCGCAGGGCGGCCCGGGGATGCCGGAAATGCTCGCGCCGACGTCGGCGATCATCGGCAAGGGCCTCGGCGAATCGGTCGGCCTCATCACCGACGGCCGCTTCTCGGGCGGCACGTGGGGGATGGTGGTCGGCCACGTCGCGCCGGAAGCGTTCGTCGGCGGCACGATCGCGCTCGTTCAGGAAGGCGACTCGATCACGATCGACGCGCACAAGCTGCTGCTGCAATTGAACGTCGACGACGCCGAGCTGGCGCGCCGCCGCGCCGCGTGGAAGCAGCCGGCGTCACGTTACACGCGCGGCGTGCTCGCGAAGTATGCGGCGCTCGCCCGCCCGGCGAACAAGGGCGCGGTGACGGGCTGA
- the lptF gene encoding LPS export ABC transporter permease LptF: MIFERSLQRELAYTAGAVFMVLLTIMLTSMMIRIVGYAASGEVNPKDVLVLIGLTVIGYLAMILVGTLFVSILFVLTRWYKDSEMVVWLASGVSLTRLIKPIGVFATPIVLLIAFFAFVGWPWSNQQSKLIKARFQQRDEVSLLAPGQFRESAANHRVFFIEKMSPDQATVQNVFVTTTEHGKVNVVVSQTGHTETMKNGDRFIVLEDGRRYDGVPGQPNFKIMEFERYGVKIQSKQIVSQPTTTGTSTIDLLRNPTNQNLAEFAWRAGLPLIAINLMILAIPLAYQNPRRGRTVNLVMAVLIYLTYSNLLNVVQSQMERGKIPFGIGLIGLHVVVAGVVAFLFWLRVRNRPLFSRAAFGRSQGV, encoded by the coding sequence ATGATCTTCGAACGCTCCCTCCAGCGCGAGCTTGCGTACACCGCCGGCGCCGTTTTCATGGTGCTGCTCACGATCATGCTGACGTCGATGATGATTCGCATCGTCGGCTACGCCGCGTCCGGCGAGGTGAACCCGAAGGACGTGCTCGTCCTGATCGGCCTCACCGTGATCGGCTATCTCGCGATGATCCTCGTCGGCACGCTGTTCGTGTCGATCCTGTTCGTGCTCACGCGCTGGTACAAGGATTCCGAAATGGTCGTCTGGCTCGCGTCCGGCGTGAGCCTCACGCGGCTCATCAAGCCGATCGGCGTGTTCGCGACGCCGATCGTGCTCCTGATCGCCTTCTTCGCCTTCGTCGGCTGGCCGTGGTCGAACCAGCAGAGCAAGCTCATCAAGGCGCGCTTCCAGCAGCGCGACGAGGTGTCCTTGCTCGCGCCCGGCCAGTTCCGCGAGTCCGCCGCGAACCACCGCGTGTTCTTCATCGAGAAGATGTCGCCCGACCAGGCCACGGTGCAGAATGTGTTCGTCACGACGACCGAGCACGGCAAGGTGAACGTCGTCGTGTCGCAGACAGGCCACACCGAGACGATGAAGAACGGCGACCGCTTCATCGTGCTCGAGGACGGCCGCCGCTACGACGGCGTGCCGGGCCAGCCGAACTTCAAGATCATGGAGTTCGAGCGCTACGGCGTGAAGATCCAGAGCAAGCAGATCGTCAGCCAGCCGACGACGACGGGCACGTCGACGATCGACCTGCTGCGCAATCCGACCAACCAGAATCTCGCCGAATTCGCATGGCGCGCCGGGCTGCCGCTCATCGCGATCAACCTGATGATCCTCGCGATCCCGCTCGCGTATCAGAACCCGCGCCGCGGCCGGACCGTGAACCTCGTGATGGCCGTGCTGATCTACCTCACCTATTCGAACCTGCTGAACGTCGTCCAATCGCAAATGGAACGGGGCAAGATCCCGTTCGGCATCGGACTGATCGGGCTGCACGTCGTCGTCGCCGGAGTCGTCGCGTTCCTGTTCTGGCTGCGCGTGCGCAACAGGCCGTTGTTCTCGCGCGCCGCGTTCGGCCGATCGCAGGGGGTCTGA
- a CDS encoding DNA polymerase III subunit chi, whose translation MTRIDFHTNVGDSLAYACRLLRKAYQAGQPVVVCAEPARLRALDERLWTFSPLDFIPHCAIDNAHAANTPIVLTADLERAPHHGILLNLGADVPAQFARFERLLEVVGNAPDELAAGRERYRFYRDRGYALNNHKQGG comes from the coding sequence ATGACGCGCATCGACTTCCATACGAACGTCGGCGATTCGCTCGCGTACGCGTGCCGGCTGCTGCGCAAGGCGTATCAGGCGGGGCAGCCCGTTGTCGTGTGCGCGGAGCCCGCGCGGCTGCGCGCGCTCGACGAGCGTCTGTGGACGTTCTCGCCGCTCGATTTCATTCCGCATTGCGCGATCGACAACGCACACGCGGCGAATACGCCGATCGTGTTGACCGCGGATCTCGAGCGCGCGCCGCATCATGGAATCCTGCTGAACCTAGGCGCGGACGTGCCGGCGCAGTTCGCGCGCTTCGAGCGGCTGCTCGAAGTGGTCGGCAACGCGCCCGACGAGCTCGCGGCCGGACGCGAGCGGTACCGGTTCTACCGCGACCGCGGCTACGCGCTCAACAACCACAAGCAGGGCGGCTAG